One genomic region from Halomicrobium zhouii encodes:
- a CDS encoding VOC family protein has translation MRDPVSGLHHVSAIAGDPQANVDCYTDVLGLRFVKRTVNFDYEFMYHLYYGSESADPGTLLTFFPYQRGEVGRVGQPQPSAVALAVPEGSSEYWYDRLAASDEFEVVVDEPVERFGDAVVRFRDHDGVRVELVESDSSRPPATDAIPAEYAVRGLDSVTLRSTSVYHTAATLEVFGFDLADQEGDRVRYEVSGESEADPAVVDILDSESEYGKEGIGTIHHVAFGAGDVPLSEWRDRLFDAGLEPTRITDRRYFESVYARDPGGILFEVATTEPGFTVDEDLDELGSSLQLPPQYEGDREMLESQLPEIVVDRD, from the coding sequence ATGAGGGATCCCGTCTCTGGTCTCCACCACGTCTCGGCTATCGCGGGCGACCCCCAGGCGAACGTCGACTGCTACACCGACGTGCTGGGCCTGCGGTTCGTCAAGCGGACGGTGAACTTCGACTACGAGTTCATGTACCACCTCTACTACGGGTCGGAGAGCGCCGACCCAGGGACGCTACTCACCTTCTTCCCCTACCAGCGGGGCGAGGTGGGCCGCGTCGGCCAGCCCCAGCCCAGCGCCGTGGCGCTGGCCGTCCCCGAGGGGAGTTCAGAGTACTGGTACGACCGACTCGCGGCCTCCGACGAGTTCGAGGTGGTCGTCGACGAACCCGTAGAACGCTTCGGCGACGCCGTCGTCCGGTTCCGCGACCACGACGGCGTCCGGGTCGAACTCGTGGAGAGCGACTCGTCGCGGCCGCCGGCCACCGACGCGATTCCCGCCGAGTACGCCGTCCGCGGCCTCGACAGCGTGACGCTGCGCTCGACCAGCGTCTACCACACCGCGGCGACGCTGGAGGTGTTCGGGTTCGACCTGGCCGACCAGGAGGGTGACCGGGTACGTTACGAGGTGTCGGGCGAGAGCGAGGCGGACCCGGCCGTCGTCGATATCCTCGACAGCGAATCCGAGTACGGCAAGGAGGGGATCGGCACCATCCACCACGTCGCGTTCGGCGCGGGCGACGTCCCGCTGAGCGAGTGGCGCGACCGCCTGTTCGACGCCGGACTCGAACCGACACGGATCACGGACCGGCGCTACTTCGAGTCCGTGTACGCGCGCGACCCCGGCGGCATCCTCTTCGAGGTGGCGACGACGGAACCGGGATTCACCGTCGACGAGGACCTGGACGAACTGGGCTCGTCGCTCCAGTTGCCGCCCCAGTACGAGGGAGACCGCGAGATGCTCGAATCGCAGCTGCCCGAGATAGTCGTGGACCGGGACTGA
- a CDS encoding alpha/beta hydrolase, with the protein MSGPHQNQSLVTAGAPLRAADAAAVLVHGRGATADSVVRLADEFYRHGLALLAPQAERNRWYPNSFLAPVESNEPWLSSGLQAIDDAVAEANGAGISTDRILLFGVSQGACLVSEFAARDPTRYGGLVAASGGLVGPDIDTDQYRGERSLDGTPVLVSGTAEDPHVPAKRLRETATVFERLGGDVTERIDEGDGHGVSDADLAAAGERLTSLLEGEPERRAPERGSP; encoded by the coding sequence GTGAGCGGGCCGCACCAGAATCAATCCCTCGTGACGGCCGGTGCGCCGCTCCGTGCGGCCGACGCCGCCGCGGTGCTCGTTCACGGCCGCGGGGCGACAGCCGACAGCGTCGTTCGTCTCGCCGACGAGTTCTACCGGCACGGCCTGGCGCTCCTCGCGCCGCAGGCCGAGCGAAACCGCTGGTACCCGAACTCGTTTCTCGCGCCCGTCGAGTCGAACGAGCCCTGGCTGTCGTCGGGGCTGCAGGCCATCGACGACGCCGTCGCAGAGGCGAACGGCGCGGGAATTTCCACCGACCGAATACTGCTGTTCGGCGTCTCCCAGGGCGCCTGCCTCGTCAGCGAGTTCGCCGCCCGCGATCCGACGCGGTACGGCGGCCTCGTCGCGGCCAGCGGCGGCCTGGTCGGCCCCGATATCGACACCGACCAGTATCGGGGCGAGCGGTCCCTCGACGGCACGCCGGTTCTCGTCAGCGGGACCGCAGAGGACCCGCACGTCCCCGCCAAACGACTCCGCGAGACGGCCACCGTCTTCGAGCGGCTCGGCGGCGACGTCACCGAACGCATCGACGAGGGGGACGGCCACGGCGTGAGCGACGCGGACCTCGCGGCCGCCGGCGAGAGGCTCACCAGTCTCCTCGAAGGGGAACCAGAACGGAGAGCGCCGGAACGGGGGTCGCCGTAA
- a CDS encoding ATP-binding protein has protein sequence MVVIGRGGETGDGENRPAGLLGHYRARDGSHGARVELDLDRPHVGLVVGKRGSGKSYTLGVLAEALTGADGVAPVVVDPMGAFRTLERPPVSARVVEPRVAADALAPREWCRLVGLDPKSGPGSLVWRAAAEQETLAGMQEYVDDADAATATCRAAANHLRTAAQWRVFGGDALAPRHLTERPTVLDCAGLGRAPTNTVVAAVAESLYRARVAGALDVLPWLLVDEAHVLFDGVAAPSLRQLLTRGRQPGVSLVAATQRPSALPDVAHSQADLLVAHRLTNRADWEALAAARPAYMDGTFAERTPSEPGEALVVDDATESVHALAVHERETPHGGESPRASELNRHGGDERAGEPECITDGGGD, from the coding sequence ATGGTCGTCATCGGACGCGGCGGGGAAACCGGGGACGGGGAAAACAGACCGGCCGGGTTGCTCGGTCACTACCGGGCCCGCGACGGGAGCCACGGCGCGCGCGTCGAACTGGACCTCGACCGGCCCCACGTCGGCCTGGTCGTCGGCAAGCGCGGGTCGGGGAAGTCCTACACGCTCGGGGTGCTCGCGGAGGCGCTGACGGGCGCCGACGGCGTCGCGCCGGTCGTGGTCGACCCGATGGGTGCGTTCCGGACGCTGGAGCGGCCGCCCGTCTCGGCCCGCGTCGTCGAACCGCGCGTCGCCGCGGACGCGCTCGCACCCCGGGAGTGGTGTCGCCTGGTGGGACTGGATCCGAAGAGCGGGCCCGGATCGCTCGTCTGGCGGGCCGCGGCGGAGCAGGAGACGCTCGCCGGAATGCAGGAGTACGTCGACGACGCGGACGCGGCGACTGCGACCTGCCGCGCGGCCGCGAACCACCTCCGCACGGCCGCCCAGTGGCGGGTTTTCGGCGGCGACGCGCTCGCGCCACGGCACCTGACGGAGCGCCCGACCGTCCTCGACTGCGCAGGGCTGGGCCGCGCACCGACGAACACCGTCGTCGCCGCGGTCGCCGAGTCCCTCTACAGAGCGCGCGTCGCGGGCGCGCTGGACGTTCTCCCCTGGTTGCTGGTCGACGAGGCCCACGTCCTGTTCGACGGGGTGGCGGCGCCCTCGCTCAGACAGCTCCTCACCCGGGGCCGACAGCCCGGCGTCAGCCTCGTCGCCGCGACCCAGCGACCGAGCGCGCTCCCCGACGTGGCTCACTCGCAGGCCGACCTGCTGGTCGCCCACCGCCTGACGAACCGGGCCGACTGGGAGGCGCTGGCGGCGGCTCGCCCCGCCTACATGGACGGGACCTTCGCCGAACGGACGCCGAGCGAACCCGGGGAGGCCCTGGTCGTCGACGACGCGACGGAGTCCGTCCACGCGCTGGCGGTCCACGAGCGCGAGACGCCCCACGGCGGTGAGAGTCCGCGGGCGTCGGAGCTGAACAGGCACGGTGGAGACGAACGCGCGGGAGAGCCCGAGTGCATCACCGACGGAGGCGGTGACTGA
- a CDS encoding DUF7382 domain-containing protein, which yields MFAELWRDDRAIEGLPIRLVIALVVGVASLSVMMNTIGGLDAMTVTELDVAPEPEVIEAEETELTLTVVEPDGEPVADATVVVSGGTATLDGVVTDRTGDDGSVDVDVDPSLGPNQDEGTVEIAVKPPASGGYTDRRANTDILVVADD from the coding sequence ATGTTCGCAGAACTGTGGCGCGACGACCGCGCCATCGAGGGGCTCCCGATCCGGCTCGTGATCGCACTCGTCGTCGGCGTCGCCAGCCTGAGCGTGATGATGAACACCATCGGCGGGCTGGACGCGATGACCGTCACCGAACTCGACGTCGCGCCCGAGCCGGAGGTGATCGAGGCCGAGGAGACCGAGCTCACCCTGACCGTCGTCGAACCGGACGGCGAGCCGGTCGCAGACGCCACCGTCGTCGTCTCCGGCGGCACGGCCACGCTGGACGGGGTGGTGACCGACAGAACCGGCGACGACGGGTCGGTGGACGTGGACGTCGACCCGTCGCTCGGTCCCAATCAGGACGAGGGGACCGTCGAGATAGCCGTCAAACCGCCCGCGAGTGGCGGGTACACCGATCGCCGGGCCAACACCGACATCCTCGTCGTAGCGGACGACTGA
- a CDS encoding tubulin/FtsZ family protein, translated as MNLAVIGFGNAGGKIADRLLAFERETGRSLSAFAMAVNAAAIDLEKLEEIPEAKRLLIGQTHEQVKGRGAGADPELGAEVTRQDLNEIERALDGVPLHAVDGFLVVAGLGGGTGSGGAPVLAERLRETYEEPVYGLGVMPGSAEGGRASLNAARSLQSFTNATDNLMLFDNDAWRSTDDSIEGGYQRTNQELARRFVTLLAAGEIDGSQVSESAMDSSDIRRTLSTGGVSTIAYSEATVERETRKSQGLLGRLSTNGHDEQESENSDLPMKIHGLVRKAVQSRLTCPADVSSAERALIVISGPPREFSQKGIQRARQWLEQETQSVEVLAGDDPRQDADHLSACVLLSNVTDVPRVDQLQEQAVGAQDSIDDQAATREDEIDELITDDQNRLDPV; from the coding sequence ATGAATCTCGCAGTGATCGGCTTCGGCAACGCGGGCGGCAAGATCGCCGACAGGCTGCTGGCCTTCGAGCGTGAGACCGGACGCTCGCTCAGCGCCTTCGCCATGGCGGTCAACGCGGCTGCCATCGACCTGGAGAAACTGGAGGAGATTCCGGAGGCAAAGCGCCTGCTCATCGGCCAGACCCACGAGCAGGTCAAGGGCCGGGGCGCCGGCGCGGACCCCGAACTCGGCGCCGAGGTCACCCGCCAGGACTTGAACGAGATCGAACGCGCGCTCGATGGCGTCCCCCTCCACGCCGTCGACGGCTTCCTCGTCGTCGCGGGGCTCGGCGGCGGTACAGGCAGCGGCGGCGCGCCTGTCCTGGCCGAGCGCCTCCGCGAGACCTACGAGGAGCCAGTCTACGGCCTCGGCGTGATGCCTGGCTCGGCCGAGGGCGGCCGCGCGTCGCTCAACGCCGCCCGCTCGCTCCAGTCCTTTACCAACGCGACGGACAACCTCATGCTGTTCGACAACGACGCCTGGCGCTCGACCGACGACTCCATCGAGGGCGGCTACCAGCGCACCAACCAGGAACTCGCCCGCCGGTTCGTCACGCTGCTGGCCGCCGGGGAAATCGACGGCTCGCAGGTCTCCGAGAGCGCGATGGACTCCAGCGACATCCGCCGGACGCTGTCGACGGGCGGCGTCAGCACCATCGCCTATAGCGAGGCCACCGTCGAGCGCGAGACGCGCAAGAGCCAGGGGCTGCTCGGCCGGCTCTCGACCAACGGCCACGACGAGCAAGAGAGCGAGAACAGCGACCTCCCGATGAAGATCCACGGCCTCGTCCGCAAGGCCGTCCAGTCGCGACTCACCTGCCCGGCCGACGTCTCCTCGGCCGAGCGCGCCCTGATCGTCATCTCCGGGCCGCCCCGCGAGTTCTCCCAGAAGGGGATCCAGCGCGCCCGCCAGTGGCTCGAACAGGAGACCCAGTCCGTCGAGGTCCTGGCCGGCGACGACCCCCGGCAGGACGCCGACCACCTCTCTGCGTGCGTGCTCCTGTCCAACGTCACCGACGTCCCCCGCGTCGACCAGCTCCAAGAGCAGGCGGTCGGTGCCCAGGACTCCATCGACGACCAGGCGGCGACCCGCGAAGACGAAATCGACGAGCTGATCACCGACGACCAGAACCGCCTCGACC